One part of the Odontesthes bonariensis isolate fOdoBon6 chromosome 13, fOdoBon6.hap1, whole genome shotgun sequence genome encodes these proteins:
- the LOC142397476 gene encoding centrosome and spindle pole-associated protein 1-like yields the protein MEMDDELESFIRERKARVAEDKASLEQDPPYMEMKEKPHKAYGSTVKENNPPKLIAQRKDESCAVGLPLGVEYEKKKQRLQHELRMDYRRFMAQKKHFDPEEPGALTHYDNRRSVKLPLEEQAGVFPKQRPLLQRDGAAVTENRGSHRALRLAEVKSPSAEEDEGPSSALPRYRGQQGRPADWDSEEEEHFRDELEPTEGRRRRPLGGGTSFEKRQTIRSDGREKRENLVGRSREGRRSRTPCKNEKTEFATGLMIGAADTDETLQRRKQRYRQELQEQIAEQHRNKKREKDLELKVAATGANDPEKQPHRIRQFGLNRGTGPPVLERSATGESGSSYRALPSDEKTAVRERQMPPPEQPHVAFQSSLLQYSSALGLSPSSQPTAPSFPSAMDIPSLCPSRNPLFPPHPPSSLSEAYRSLNGEHYGTRNLLDPNMAYYGHLAVPGAGFPVSYWTVPPGGAVPSRFGNHSPRSQHSGGSFPEPPVHSNRPSNETAAVDSQGVGFPSERPRSTRDRILSYRDALKQQIQDQQERRCLEQVERERYEAQLEADMKNHQPWGRGGGGAPLRDSTGNLIADLNQMHKLNEEAYSNPEQWQRRATAAMTARRAEQRNPTERVSGAAEECGNHDASDRISSFTHVQTPQFARGNVFANQPTEQQLLEQDKYKAYLRQQIEEKMHKKAEERERTRLEEEKEEMRLAEQRARIQREYEEEQERKRRKEMEQKAKNEELIHLAEQRRKEAERKKKEAEEKESAGRRRQCERERQARVEEVPREPSPPIPTLQKKHGTQQYTPRPPTADSQHSTALLSDRSLSGLQSPPVPACRNQLRAAGDRRDLFSELSALRRQLRSEQKRLESRLQQGDWEELESPLSHRHRERPAVDVFDMARLRLQAPVRRPSSRNAEPRNLLRIHDSLQLKYSDGESRLGSGDDAVLEEMGMASRRSRDYRESYQQFSSQRSTVQDDYVDLSPPQQNNYLRSVSGGSGRSFLLDSESAFIDPLGDASPVPHAPELERIRQLSARERRRLAKQSQHSQEQAASIHPIGHRGADSGVRQLRDAEPSGDWRSRSMTAGTTLTFRSAGCCISSSWMHF from the exons GAAAAACCACACAAAGCCTATGGGTCCACTGTGAAGGAGAACAACCCTCCCAAGCTTATCGCACAGAGAAAAG ACGAGAGTTGCGCTGTGGGACTACCCCTCGGTGTGGAGTatgagaagaagaagcagaggcTGCAGCATGAGCTCCGCATGGACTACAGGCGCTTCATGGCCCAG AAAAAACACTTTGACCCCGAAGAGCCCGGAGCTTTAACCCATTATGACAACAGGAGATCAGTCAAG CTCCCACTTGAGGAGCAGGCTGGTGTTTTCCCCAAACAGCGGCCGCTGCTGCAGAGAGACGGGGCTGCTGTAACTGAGAACAGAGGGTCGCACAGAGCACTGCGCCTCGCTGAGGTCAAGAGCCCGTCCGCCGAGGAGGACGAGGGGCCTTCATCAGCGCTTCCTCGGTATCGCGGCCAGCAGGGGAGGCCAGCTGACTGGGAttcagaggaggaagagcattTCAGAGATGAGCTGGAGCCGACGGAGGGCAGGAGGCGCAGGCCTCTGGGAGGTGGAACCAGCTTTGAGAAGAGGCAAACCATTCGAAGCGATGGCAG gGAGAAGAGAGAGAATCTAGTTGGTAGAAGCAGAGAAGGAAGGAGATCAAGAACGCCGTGTAAGAATGAGAAGACAGAGTTCGCCACTGGTCTTATGATAG GAGCGGCCGATACAGATGAGACTCTGCAGAGGAGGAAGCAGCGCTACAgacaggagctgcaggagcagatAGCCGAGCAGCACCGCAACAAGAAGAG GGAAAAAGATTTGGAGCTTAAAGTTGCTGCAACAGGAGCAAATGACCCAGAGAAGCAG CCGCACCGGATCAGGCAGTTTGGACTGAACAGAGGAACGGGTCCTCCGGTTTTGGAGCGTTCAGCGACAGGAGAGAGCGGATCATCATACAGAGCTTTACCCAGTGATGAGAAGACTGCGGTCAGAGAAAGGCAGATGCCTCCTCCTGAGCAGCCACATGTTGCCTTCCAGTCTTCTCTGCTGCAGTACAGCTCTGCCCTCGGCCTGTCTCCCAGCAGTCAGCCTACTGCTCCCTCCTTCCCAAGTGCCATGGACATTCCCAG TCTGTGTCCCTCCAGAAATCCTTTGTTTCCTCCTCACCCTCCTTCTTCTCTAAGTGAAGCTTACAGAAGCCTGAATGGAGAGCACTACGGCACCAGAAACCTGCTCGACCCAAACATGGCGTACT ATGGACATTTGGCCGTTCCTGGTGCTGGGTTTCCTGTGTCGTACTGGACTGTGCCACCAGGGGGAGCCGTTCCCAGTCGGTTTGGCAACCACAGCCCTCGCAGCCAGCACAGTGGAGGCAGCTTCCCTGAGCCTCCTGTACA TTCAAACAGGCCCAGCAATGAGACTGCAGCTGTGGATTCACAAGGCGTGGGCTTCCCCTCAGAGAGGCCCAGATCAACCAGGGACCGGATTCTGAGCTACAGAGATGCTCTCAAACAACAG atccaggatcagcaggAGCGCAGGTGTCTGGAGCAGGTGGAGAGGGAGCGCTACGAGGCCCAGCTGGAGGCTGACATGAAGAACCACCAGCCGTGGgggagaggtggaggaggagcccCGCTAAGGGACAGCACCGGTAACCTCATTG CTGACCTCAACCAGATGCACAAGCTGAACGAGGAGGCCTACAGCAACCCGGAGCAGTGGCAGAGGAGAGCCACGGCCGCCATGACGGCCCGCCGGGCAGAGCAGCGCAACCCCACCGAGAGAGTCTCTGGTGCTGCAGAGGAGTGCGGTAACCATGACGCTAGTGACAGGATCTCAA GCTTCACTCACGTCCAAACGCCGCAGTTTGCCAGAGGTAATGTTTTTGCCAACCAGCCCACCGAACAGCAGCTCCTGGAGCAGGACAAGTACAAAGCTTACCTCAGACAGCAG ATAGAGGAGAAAATGCATAAAAAAGCAGAGGAGAGGGAACGAACCAGactggaggaggagaaagaggagatgAGGCTGGCAGAGCAGAGGGCGCGCATCCAGAGGGAGTACGAGGAGgagcaagagagaaagagaagaaaagaaatggaG CAAAAGGCCAAAAATGAGGAGCTGATTCATCTGGCCGagcagagaaggaaggaggcggagaggaaaaagaaggaggcagaggagaagGAGAGCGCAGGACGGAGGAGGCAGTGTGAGAGGGAGAGGCAGGCCCGAGTGGAGGAG GTCCCCAGGGAGCCTTCACCTCCAATCCCCACCCTGCAGAAGAAACATGGCACGCAGCAGTACACCCCCCGGCCCCCTACAGCTGACAGCCAGCACTCAACAGCTCTCTTGTCT gacCGCTCTTTATCAGGCCTTCAGTCCCCTCCTGTCCCTGCATGTCGGAACCAGCTCAGAGCTGCAG GGGACCGCCGGGACCTGTTCAGTGAGCTGTCGGCGCTGCGTCGGCAGCTTCGCAGCGAACAGAAACGCCTGGAGAGTCGCCTGCAGCAGGGCGACTGGGAGGAGCTGGAGTCCCCCCTGAGTCACAG ACATCGGGAGCGACCTGCCGTGGACGTGTTCGACATGGCCAGGCTCCGGCTCCAGGCTCCGGTCCGAAGGCCGAGCTCCAGAAACGCGGAGCCCAGAAACCTGCTGCGTATCCACGACTCTCTGCAGCTTAAATACTCAG ACGGGGAGTCGAGGCTCGGCTCCGGTGACGATGCCGTACTGGAGGAAATGGGCATGGCCAGCAGGAGGAGTCGGGACTACAGAGAATCATATCAGCAGTTCAGCAGTCAGAGATCTACAGTCCAGGACG ATTACGTCGACTTGTCCCCACCacaacaaaacaattatctg AGGAGTGTGAGTGGAGGATCGGGAAGAAGTTTCCTGCTCGATTCAGAGAGCGCTTTCATTG ACCCCCTAGGTGATGCCTCCCCGGTGCCTCATGCTCCAGAGCTAGAGAGGATCCGTCAGCTGTCGgccagggagaggaggaggctggCCAAACAGTCGCAGCATTCCCAG GAGCAAGCAGCTTCCATCCACCCTATTGGCCATCGTGGCGCCGACTCAGGCGTCCGGCAGCTGCGCGATGCAGAGCCAAGCGGCGACTGGAGAAGCCGGAGCATGACAGCCGGTACAACTCTAACATTCAGATCTGCTGGGTGTTGTATTAGCAGTTCTTGGATGCATTTTTAG